From the genome of Lotus japonicus ecotype B-129 chromosome 6, LjGifu_v1.2, one region includes:
- the LOC130724361 gene encoding 1-acyl-sn-glycerol-3-phosphate acyltransferase 2-like yields the protein MVIVQEGHWLVNLVSEYLFLEKIWAKDESTLKSCLQRLSDFPLPFWLALFVEGTRFTQAKLLVAQEYATSTGLPVPRNVLIPTTKNCWTSMAPK from the exons ATGGTAATTGTGCAGGAAG GTCATTGGCTGGTCAATTTGGTTTCTGAGTATCTCTTTTTGGAGAAAATTTGGGCCAAGGATGAAAGCACATTAAAG TCATGCCTCCAACGGCTGAGTGATTTCCCGCTTCCATTTTGGTTGGCTCTATTTGTAGAAGGAACACGCTTTACACAGGCCAAACTCTTAGTTGCACAGGAATATGCAACCTCCACTGGATTGCCTGTTCCGAGAAATGTTTTGATTCCTACAACTAAG AATTGCTGGACGTCAATGGCACCTAAATAA